TGCGATGCTTGGCCGTACTTCGATCTACCCGGCTCTCCGCGGCCTTGAGCGCGTCGGGGTTGTTGAATTCATCGGAGCCGGACCGCGAAAGCTGGTGCAACTACGCGAGCGGTACCCGCTCTCGGCAACCCTCCGGAACCTGTTTCGTGCCGAAGCTCGCAGATTCGACGCACTCACGAACGCTCTGCGCGAATTAGTCTCGACGTTGCCTCGACCGCCGATTTCAGCATGGACTGATCCTGGAGAAGAGAGCACGGAGACGCTTACGTTGCAGCTAGTTGCACGGCCCGAAGAACTAAGCCCTATGACCGACTATCTGAACGACCGGCTCGCAGATATCGAGCGCAGATACGATGTACATATTGCGGTCCATGGGCTCACGAGGAGCGAACTTGAGACCTTACACAGGACTTCATCGGCAACGCTCAACAGCTCAGTGTTGCTGGGCGGTGTTCCACCGCTTGCATTAGTAGAACGGTCCCGGCGAGCAGAAAACATATCACATGACGAACATGATGCACGCTCCCGCAGACTGGCTCTCGCAATTGCATCCAAAATCGCGAGAGACCCGGGATTGATCGCGATCGCGGAGGATCGTATCAAGCGTCGCGCCCGCGAAGCCGGTCCCCAAGAACGCCGAGAGCTCATGGAATGGGTTCGTATTCTTTCCACCATGTCTCCGGCCCGCCTTCGAAGATTCCTGTTGGAAAACAGCGAGCACGCGGTTCGACTGCGCCAAACATTACCTGCCCTCAATCTTCTCTCCCAGCTTGAACGGGATGCAGTAGTGCGGAGTCAAACGGATGCAGAAGTAATAGCAGCTGTCACTCACTCATAACCAGGGCTGAACTAGAACATGCCATTCGCGCCGCGTGCGACGTTTCAGGTGATGACGAGGTCTACGTATTTGGTTCGCAAGCGATTCTCGGGCAGTATCCTCACGCGCCTGAATCGTTGCGACAGTCGGCCGAAGCCAACATCGCCCCGGTGACAGCAATTGATATGGTCGATACGATCGACGCCAACCTTGGAGAGCTGTCCCATTTTCATGAGGCATTCGGATTTTATGTCCACGGTGTACCGATCGATGCTGCGGTCCTACCGGTTGGCTGGCAAGGACGAGCGATCGAAGTCCGTAATGACAACACAAGGAATACTACAGGAAGGTGCGTTGAGGCCCATGATCTCGCCGTCAGTAAACTAGTAGCTTTCCGTGACAAGGATAGAGATTTTGTAAGAACCTTACTGGTCGATAAGTTAATTGACCCGAGAGAGCTACACCGGCGACTCCATCACCTTCCGGATAACCCGAGAGTGACACCAAAGCTCATTGCTGCGATAGAAGAATGGATCCGCGGTGCGCTGAGGGACATCCGCTCACGCAGGTAGCAGAGCATCCGATGGATCGTCGGGCATCGTCGAAAAGCTTCGGCCAACAACCTACGTCCACAAAGGTCATTGGCCAACGCGCAAATGCCTCGCTCACTTCCAACACCGCTGCGATCAACTTGAGGAGAGGGCACGGCGCTTCATCTCGGGACTAGTCCAGCGCCTTATGGAACCGCAAAGTTGCCGTGATCAGGAGCAAGAAGCCCAGTGCGAGCATGGCCACCATCTGCGGCCATAGTATGTCGAAGCCGACGCCTTTCAGGTAGGAGGCGCGCAGCACAACCAGGAAGTAGCGCAGGGGGCTCAGGTACGTCGCATATTGCAGCCACTGCGGCATCGTGTTGATGGGGAAGCCAAAGCCCGAAAAGGTGATGGCCGGCATGATGAAGAAGAACGCCGTAACCATTGCCTGCTGCTGGGTCGCGGAAATCGTGGAGATTAGGAGCCCTACGCCCAGCATGCAGATCAGGAACAGCACGGCTCCGGTGAACAACACCAGCAGGTGGCCTCGGAAGGGAACCTGGAACCATAGCGTTCCGACCAAGCCGATTAATGAGACATCAAAGAGCCCGATCAGGAAAAAGGGCAATGTCTTGCCGAGGATGAATTCAGCCGGCCGGATTGGCGTCACCATAATCTGCTCCAGGGTTCCGATCTCGCGTTCGCGAACCACTGCGAAGGCCGTCAAGGTGACAACCAGCACCAGTGTCAGGCTGCCAATGATCCCCGGGACAAAGAACCATCGGCTGCGCAACTCGGGGTTGTACCAGGGACGTGGTGCGAGTTCGACCGACGGCATCCGCTCGAGCATTTGCGGCGCGATGCGGCCTATACGGTCTGTCTGATACTGCTTCGCGAACCCTAGCAGGATCTGGTTCAGGTAGCCGGAGGCGATCAGCGCGGTGTTGGAATTGGTCGCGTCAACGATCACCTGGACCGGAGCGGATTGGCCGCTCCGCAATTGTTGGGCGAAACCGGGATTGATTTCGAGCGCCACCGTCGTTTCCCCGCGCTGAATCATGTCTTCGACTTCACGGTGATTCGTGAGTTGGCGTTGCACTTTGAAATATGGACTCGATGTGAAGCGTGAGATCAATTCGCGGCTCTCCTGGCTATGATCGAGATCCAGAACCGCCGTTGGTACATGCCGGATCTCGTAGGTGGCCGCATAGCCGAAGATCAGCAACTGCGCGAGCGGTGGAACGATCAGGACGAAACGCGTTCGTTTATCGCGGAAGACCTGTATGAATTCCTTGATCAACATCTGTTTCAGCCGCGCGAACATGGTCCCCTCCTAACCCAGTCTCTTGTGGAATGAGCGCGTAGCCAGCGCGGCTAATACCACGGTGAAAACCGCCAGCGGCACGAGGTCGGCGTAGAGCAACGTACTCGGCGAGCCCTTGAGGAAGATATCCTTTAGCACGGAGACGTAGTAGCGCGCCGGGATAATGCGCGTGATCCATTGCAGAACAACCGGCATCTGCTCGATCGCAAACAGGAAACCGGACAACAGAAACGCCGGCAGAAAGGTCGCGAGCAATGCGATCTGACTGGCTGCAAGCTGAGTTTTAGCGATGACAGAAATGAAAAATCCCATCGAGAGAACGACGATCATGAACATTACCGAACTCACGATGAGGGTCATGAACGATCCGCGAAACGGCACCTGGAACCAGTAGATCGCGAGCAGGGCGCAGATAATCACGTCAAACATGCCGATGGCGAAATAAGGCACCAACTTGCCCAGCATGATCTCGAGCGAGCTCACCGGAGTCGAGATGAGCTGCTCCATAGTTCCGCGCTCCCACTCGCGCGCGATGGTGAGCGAACTCAGGAATGTGCCGATTACCGACATCACCAGCGCCAGCACGCCCGGAATGATAAACGCGCTGCTCTCGAGGTCCTCGTTGTACCAGGTGCGCGTCTGGACCGTGACGGACGCAGGTCGCGCGGTCTGTCCCTGGCTCCGCAACCAGTCGAGTTGGATGGCGGAGGAGTAGCCTTGCACAACCGCCTGCGCGTAGCCGATCGCCACGTTCGCGGTATTGTCATCGGTGGCATCGACCAGTGCCTGGATCATTACCGGGCGGCCTTCATACAGGCGGCTCGAAAAATCCCAGGGGATTACGATTCCCATGCGAGCATCGCCGGCATCCAGTGCATGCTTCAGTTCCGGATAGCCATTCACCACTTGCACGACGTCGAAGTATTGAGTGGCCTGGAAATGCTTGAGCAGGTCCTGGCTCTTCTGACTGCCCTCCTGGTCGTAGACATAAATGGGGATGTGCTTCTGATCGAGGTTCACGCCGTAGCCGAACAGCATCAGGAGAATCACCGGCATGATCAGCACGATGATGAGGCTGCGGGAGTCGCGCAGCACCTGCACGATCTCTTTCTTCGCGACCGCAAGAAAACGGGTGAGACTCATTGCGGGCGTCCTTTCCCGTTGCGCGGTTCCGTCGTCAGCGACACAAAGACGTCTTCCAGGCTGGGACGAATCTTCTCGATGCGATGGACGGCCACGCCATTTCCGGCAAGCTGTTGCTTCACCTCGGGTATCGCCTGCTCGGCGTCTGGAACCACCAAGTGCAATGCATTACCGAATACTGCCGCATCCATGACTGCCGGGTTCGCATGCAGCACATCCACAGCGGTTCCGAGCGGATCGCATTCGACCAGCAGCAATTCGCCCTTCATC
The nucleotide sequence above comes from Terriglobia bacterium. Encoded proteins:
- a CDS encoding ABC transporter permease; this encodes MFARLKQMLIKEFIQVFRDKRTRFVLIVPPLAQLLIFGYAATYEIRHVPTAVLDLDHSQESRELISRFTSSPYFKVQRQLTNHREVEDMIQRGETTVALEINPGFAQQLRSGQSAPVQVIVDATNSNTALIASGYLNQILLGFAKQYQTDRIGRIAPQMLERMPSVELAPRPWYNPELRSRWFFVPGIIGSLTLVLVVTLTAFAVVREREIGTLEQIMVTPIRPAEFILGKTLPFFLIGLFDVSLIGLVGTLWFQVPFRGHLLVLFTGAVLFLICMLGVGLLISTISATQQQAMVTAFFFIMPAITFSGFGFPINTMPQWLQYATYLSPLRYFLVVLRASYLKGVGFDILWPQMVAMLALGFLLLITATLRFHKALD
- a CDS encoding ABC transporter permease, encoding MSLTRFLAVAKKEIVQVLRDSRSLIIVLIMPVILLMLFGYGVNLDQKHIPIYVYDQEGSQKSQDLLKHFQATQYFDVVQVVNGYPELKHALDAGDARMGIVIPWDFSSRLYEGRPVMIQALVDATDDNTANVAIGYAQAVVQGYSSAIQLDWLRSQGQTARPASVTVQTRTWYNEDLESSAFIIPGVLALVMSVIGTFLSSLTIAREWERGTMEQLISTPVSSLEIMLGKLVPYFAIGMFDVIICALLAIYWFQVPFRGSFMTLIVSSVMFMIVVLSMGFFISVIAKTQLAASQIALLATFLPAFLLSGFLFAIEQMPVVLQWITRIIPARYYVSVLKDIFLKGSPSTLLYADLVPLAVFTVVLAALATRSFHKRLG